In one Niallia taxi genomic region, the following are encoded:
- the cysK gene encoding cysteine synthase A: MTRIANSVVDLIGQTPIVKLNRLTDESSADVYLKLEYMNPGSSVKDRIALAMIEAAEKSGDLKPESTIIEPTSGNTGIGLAMVAAAKGYKSILVMPETMSLERRNLLRAYGAELVLTPGPEGMGGAIRKAEELAKENGYFLPQQFKNVSNPEVHRNTTGPEIVAAFGDDSVDAFIAGIGTGGTITGAGEVLKEKYNDIKIYAVEPTDSPVLSGGKPGPHKIQGIGAGFIPEILNSEVYDDIIQVTTEQAFEYARKAGKEEGILGGISSGAAIYAALKVAKELGKGKKVVAVIPSNGERYLSTALYQFDEE; the protein is encoded by the coding sequence ATGACTCGTATTGCTAACTCAGTTGTAGATTTAATAGGTCAAACCCCTATTGTGAAATTAAACCGTTTAACAGATGAATCAAGTGCAGATGTATACCTTAAATTAGAATATATGAATCCAGGGAGCAGTGTTAAAGACCGTATTGCTCTAGCAATGATAGAAGCAGCTGAAAAGAGCGGTGACTTGAAGCCGGAAAGCACAATTATTGAACCTACTAGTGGTAACACTGGGATTGGTCTAGCAATGGTTGCTGCAGCAAAGGGCTATAAGTCAATCCTTGTAATGCCTGAAACGATGAGTTTAGAACGCCGTAACTTGCTAAGAGCATATGGTGCTGAACTAGTATTGACACCAGGTCCTGAGGGCATGGGCGGTGCTATCCGCAAAGCAGAAGAATTAGCTAAGGAAAACGGTTATTTCCTTCCACAGCAATTCAAAAACGTATCTAATCCAGAAGTTCATAGAAACACTACTGGCCCAGAAATCGTTGCAGCTTTTGGTGATGATAGCGTGGATGCATTTATCGCTGGAATTGGAACTGGCGGAACAATTACAGGTGCCGGGGAAGTTCTGAAAGAAAAGTATAATGATATTAAAATATATGCAGTGGAACCAACGGATTCCCCAGTATTATCTGGTGGAAAACCAGGTCCACACAAAATCCAAGGAATTGGAGCAGGCTTCATTCCGGAAATCTTAAACAGCGAAGTTTATGATGATATCATCCAAGTAACAACAGAACAAGCGTTCGAGTACGCTAGAAAAGCAGGTAAAGAGGAAGGTATTCTTGGTGGAATCTCTTCTGGTGCTGCAATCTATGCTGCATTGAAGGTTGCTAAAGAGCTAGGCAAGGGCAAAAAAGTTGTTGCGGTTATTCCGAGTAACGGAGAACGTTATTTGAGCACAGCATTATATCAATTTGATGAAGAGTAA
- the pabA gene encoding aminodeoxychorismate/anthranilate synthase component II, translating to MIYMIDNYDSFTYNLVQYLGSLGKELTISRNDKTSIEEIRRKQPEYLMISPGPCTPNEAGISLEAISTFAGELPIFGVCLGHQAIAQVFGGTVIQAENLMHGKTSLIHHDNKTIFRGLPNPFPATRYHSLIVEKHSLPDCLEISAWTDAGEIMGLRHKELPIEAVQFHPESIMTTAGMELLSNFVELYKKGDVS from the coding sequence ATGATATACATGATTGATAACTATGATTCATTTACGTATAATCTAGTGCAATACTTAGGCTCATTAGGGAAGGAACTGACCATCAGCCGTAATGATAAGACTTCTATTGAAGAGATTAGAAGGAAACAGCCGGAATATTTAATGATATCACCAGGGCCGTGTACACCAAATGAAGCAGGGATAAGTCTTGAGGCGATTAGTACCTTTGCTGGAGAGCTTCCTATTTTTGGAGTTTGTTTAGGTCATCAGGCGATTGCTCAAGTGTTCGGCGGCACAGTAATTCAAGCTGAAAATTTAATGCATGGAAAAACATCACTTATCCATCATGATAATAAAACCATATTCCGAGGACTTCCAAACCCCTTCCCTGCAACAAGATATCATTCTCTTATTGTAGAGAAGCACTCCTTGCCTGATTGTTTAGAGATATCTGCTTGGACTGATGCAGGGGAAATTATGGGCTTACGCCATAAAGAGCTGCCCATTGAGGCCGTTCAATTTCATCCTGAATCAATTATGACAACTGCTGGTATGGAGCTTTTGTCTAACTTTGTGGAGCTATATAAAAAAGGGGATGTATCCTGA
- the folP gene encoding dihydropteroate synthase, producing MQEIHCGKYRLPFNEKTLIMGILNVNPDSFSDGGKYNNLDKALKHAVEMVENGADILDIGGESTRPGYIEITAEEEIERVAPIIELLSKEVDVPISIDTYKASVARSAMAAGAHIINDIWGAKREPEIATVAADYDAPIILMHNRNDQDYQSFIDDVLADMEESINISLKAGVNKDKIILDPGIGFAKNLTTNLEMMRNLDKLVALGYPVLLGTSKKSMIGNVLDLPVSERMEGTGATVCFGIQKGCQIIRVHDVKEMTRMARMMDALMGKGQYSG from the coding sequence ATGCAGGAAATACATTGTGGAAAGTATAGACTTCCCTTTAATGAAAAAACACTAATTATGGGGATATTGAATGTTAATCCAGATTCTTTTTCAGATGGAGGAAAGTATAATAATCTGGATAAAGCATTAAAGCATGCAGTGGAAATGGTAGAAAACGGTGCCGATATTTTAGATATTGGCGGGGAATCAACAAGACCAGGATACATCGAGATAACAGCAGAGGAAGAAATAGAGCGGGTTGCTCCTATTATTGAGTTACTCTCGAAGGAAGTGGATGTTCCTATCTCTATTGATACATATAAGGCAAGTGTAGCGAGATCAGCTATGGCAGCAGGAGCGCATATCATTAATGATATATGGGGAGCAAAACGGGAGCCGGAAATTGCTACTGTAGCAGCGGATTATGATGCGCCGATTATTCTTATGCATAATCGAAATGACCAGGACTATCAGTCATTCATAGATGATGTACTTGCTGACATGGAAGAAAGCATTAATATTTCTCTCAAGGCTGGAGTAAACAAAGATAAGATCATTCTTGACCCAGGAATAGGATTCGCTAAGAACTTAACAACTAACCTAGAAATGATGCGGAACTTGGACAAGCTTGTAGCGTTAGGTTACCCTGTTCTGCTTGGTACTTCAAAAAAATCTATGATCGGTAATGTTCTAGATTTACCAGTATCAGAAAGAATGGAAGGAACGGGAGCTACAGTATGCTTCGGTATACAAAAAGGCTGCCAAATTATTCGAGTTCATGATGTCAAGGAAATGACAAGAATGGCTCGCATGATGGATGCTTTAATGGGAAAGGGGCAGTACAGTGGATAA
- a CDS encoding helix-turn-helix domain-containing protein, with protein sequence METSEKWGRRIRAFRKLKGYTQEKLAKELLVSVSILGEIERGNRVPSDEIIDSIVRVLNISREELDPNVNR encoded by the coding sequence ATGGAGACATCAGAAAAATGGGGAAGACGTATTCGAGCTTTTCGAAAACTAAAAGGATATACACAAGAGAAGTTGGCGAAAGAACTGCTTGTGTCTGTATCGATATTGGGAGAAATAGAAAGAGGAAACAGAGTTCCCTCTGATGAGATTATTGACTCAATCGTTAGAGTTTTAAATATAAGCAGAGAAGAGTTAGATCCAAATGTTAATAGGTAA
- the pabC gene encoding aminodeoxychorismate lyase, protein MYIFINGKILPKEKANVSVFDHGFMYGVGLFETFRTYNKHPFLLDSHLERLNKGLGQLNITRRFQREEINAIIQRLLTENRLENAYIRFNVSAGIGEIGLQTTPYNDANVIMYMKPLQTAEKLVEKKAEWLKINRNTPEGSERLKSHHYLNNLLAKREIGDDILTEGFFLTKEGYVAEGITSNLFWIKDKVLYTPSLETGILNGITRQYILAQANRTGLEVREGLYFPEELLQADEVFATNSIQEISPIKSIGLKNYKGADGQVVQMLHKEYKKGCSTLWSIAELGGIR, encoded by the coding sequence GTGTATATTTTTATAAATGGAAAAATCCTCCCTAAGGAAAAAGCAAATGTATCTGTTTTTGATCATGGGTTTATGTATGGAGTCGGATTGTTTGAGACATTTCGAACATATAACAAACATCCCTTCCTATTAGACAGCCATTTAGAGCGATTGAATAAGGGACTCGGACAGTTGAATATTACTCGCAGGTTTCAAAGGGAAGAAATAAATGCTATTATCCAGCGATTATTAACAGAAAACAGACTGGAAAATGCTTATATTCGATTCAATGTTTCTGCAGGAATAGGAGAAATAGGACTTCAAACAACTCCCTATAATGATGCAAACGTTATAATGTATATGAAACCATTACAAACAGCAGAAAAGCTGGTAGAGAAAAAAGCGGAATGGCTGAAGATAAACAGAAATACACCAGAGGGTAGTGAAAGGCTTAAGTCACACCATTATTTAAATAATCTTTTAGCGAAAAGGGAAATTGGTGATGATATTCTGACGGAAGGGTTTTTTCTGACAAAAGAAGGCTATGTGGCTGAAGGGATAACATCTAATCTTTTTTGGATAAAAGATAAGGTCTTATATACACCAAGTTTGGAAACGGGAATATTGAACGGAATCACTAGACAATATATCCTTGCACAAGCAAACCGAACAGGTTTAGAGGTAAGAGAGGGGCTTTATTTTCCTGAGGAGCTGTTACAGGCAGATGAGGTTTTCGCCACAAATTCCATTCAGGAAATTAGTCCAATCAAAAGTATTGGGTTGAAAAATTATAAAGGAGCAGATGGCCAAGTGGTACAAATGCTTCATAAGGAATACAAAAAAGGATGTTCGACATTATGGTCAATTGCTGAGCTTGGAGGTATTAGGTGA
- the dusB gene encoding tRNA dihydrouridine synthase DusB codes for MFKIGNVEMKNRVVLAPMAGISNSAFRLTVKEFGAGLVCAEMISDKGIVSKNQKTMNMLYIDERENPLSLQIFGGEKDTLVEAARFVDKNTNADIIDINMGCPVPKITKCDAGAKWLLDPNKIYDMVSAVVEAVDKPVTVKMRMGWDEEHIYAVRNAQAVERAGGSAVSLHGRTRVQLYEGQANWDIIREVKQSINIPLIGNGDVNTPQDAKRMLEETGCDAVMIGRAALGNPWMIYQTVNYLETGVLLEEPTAREKIDVCILHLDRLIKLKSEYVAIREMRKHAAWYLKGIPGNGKVRNAVNECETREQLVSVLNSLVLETKEKEIQVG; via the coding sequence TTGTTTAAGATTGGCAATGTTGAGATGAAAAACCGTGTTGTTTTAGCGCCGATGGCAGGAATATCAAACTCGGCATTTCGCTTAACAGTAAAGGAATTCGGTGCTGGTTTGGTTTGTGCAGAAATGATAAGTGATAAAGGGATTGTTTCAAAAAACCAAAAGACAATGAACATGTTATATATAGATGAACGAGAAAATCCTTTAAGCTTGCAAATTTTCGGTGGAGAAAAGGATACATTAGTTGAAGCAGCTCGGTTTGTTGATAAGAATACTAATGCTGACATTATTGATATCAATATGGGCTGTCCTGTTCCTAAAATTACGAAATGCGATGCGGGTGCAAAATGGCTTCTTGATCCAAATAAGATTTATGACATGGTTTCAGCTGTAGTTGAAGCGGTAGATAAACCAGTTACAGTGAAAATGCGTATGGGCTGGGATGAAGAGCATATATATGCTGTGCGAAATGCCCAGGCAGTTGAGCGTGCCGGTGGTTCAGCAGTGTCCTTGCATGGCCGTACTCGAGTGCAGTTGTATGAAGGTCAAGCAAACTGGGATATTATTCGTGAGGTTAAGCAATCTATTAACATTCCGCTTATCGGGAATGGAGATGTGAACACGCCACAGGATGCTAAAAGAATGCTTGAGGAAACTGGTTGTGATGCAGTGATGATCGGCAGAGCTGCATTAGGTAATCCGTGGATGATTTATCAAACTGTGAATTACCTCGAAACAGGAGTGCTTTTGGAAGAGCCAACAGCACGTGAAAAAATAGATGTATGTATTCTTCATTTGGATCGTTTAATTAAATTGAAAAGTGAATATGTCGCCATTAGAGAAATGAGAAAGCATGCAGCGTGGTATTTAAAAGGAATCCCTGGCAATGGGAAGGTGCGTAATGCTGTTAATGAATGTGAAACTCGTGAGCAGCTTGTTTCTGTATTAAATAGTTTAGTACTAGAAACGAAGGAAAAGGAAATACAAGTAGGATAA
- a CDS encoding anthranilate synthase component I family protein, with product MKKYKVFSRSISISYEQFYEQFIQMAQKAQYYTILESGRGGRYSISAMNPIVTMIGKNNSLEIADVDGTTIIKGNPLHSVKKKMKEYEVESNHESPEFQGGAIGFISYDYIRYIEELPNLATDDLETPDVFFMLFDNWYVYDLQENKLWLSILYTDENISAAKDEIETAVERFQERKDYKLQAITPEKTEGQQVSIKDNEFQQSVRKIQDYIAQGDVFQVNLSVRQMKPLGVSALDVYNQLRILNPSPYMGYFHTPEFQLVSGSPELLVKKKGNEISTRPIAGTRSRGKNNQEDQRLADELIGSEKERAEHVMLVDLERNDLGRVSEYGSVEVNEFMAIEKYSHVMHIVSNVRGRLAPDCDEYDLIDSMFPGGTITGAPKIRTMEIIEELEPVRRGPYTGSLGWIGFNNDVELNIMIRTMLVKDNKAYVQAGAGIVIDSVPSNEYKESMKKARALWNAKELAEEK from the coding sequence GTGAAAAAATATAAGGTTTTTAGCAGAAGTATAAGCATTTCATATGAACAGTTTTATGAACAGTTTATCCAGATGGCTCAAAAAGCACAATATTATACCATTTTGGAAAGTGGAAGGGGCGGAAGATACAGTATTTCTGCAATGAACCCTATTGTCACAATGATTGGAAAGAATAATTCATTAGAAATAGCAGACGTTGATGGTACAACGATAATTAAAGGCAACCCACTCCATTCCGTTAAAAAGAAGATGAAGGAATATGAAGTGGAGAGTAACCATGAGTCTCCTGAGTTTCAAGGAGGAGCAATTGGATTCATCAGCTATGATTATATTCGCTATATCGAAGAACTTCCAAATCTAGCAACAGATGATTTAGAAACGCCAGATGTTTTCTTCATGCTCTTTGACAATTGGTATGTTTATGATTTGCAGGAAAATAAGCTATGGTTATCGATCCTTTACACTGACGAAAATATTTCTGCTGCGAAGGATGAAATAGAGACAGCAGTGGAGAGATTTCAAGAGCGGAAGGATTATAAGCTTCAAGCGATAACACCTGAAAAAACGGAGGGGCAACAAGTTTCCATAAAGGATAACGAGTTCCAGCAATCGGTTAGAAAAATCCAAGATTATATTGCTCAGGGAGACGTTTTTCAAGTGAACTTATCGGTTCGGCAAATGAAGCCTTTGGGTGTATCAGCTTTGGATGTTTACAATCAATTGCGCATTCTGAATCCATCACCGTATATGGGGTATTTTCACACACCAGAATTTCAGCTTGTTTCTGGATCACCTGAACTGTTAGTGAAGAAAAAGGGCAATGAGATTAGTACACGTCCAATAGCAGGGACAAGATCAAGAGGTAAGAATAATCAGGAAGATCAAAGGCTTGCAGATGAACTGATCGGCAGCGAAAAAGAACGAGCAGAGCATGTCATGCTTGTTGACCTAGAGCGAAATGACCTAGGCAGGGTAAGTGAATACGGCTCAGTTGAAGTTAATGAATTCATGGCGATAGAAAAGTATTCACATGTCATGCATATTGTATCAAATGTAAGAGGAAGGCTTGCTCCTGACTGTGATGAATATGATTTAATAGACAGTATGTTTCCAGGAGGAACGATAACGGGAGCTCCGAAAATACGAACGATGGAAATTATTGAAGAGCTGGAGCCTGTCAGGAGAGGGCCGTATACTGGTTCACTTGGCTGGATCGGATTTAATAACGATGTTGAATTAAATATCATGATTAGGACAATGCTCGTAAAGGATAATAAAGCATATGTACAAGCTGGAGCTGGAATAGTTATCGATTCTGTCCCGAGTAATGAATATAAGGAATCAATGAAAAAAGCCAGAGCTTTATGGAATGCAAAAGAGCTGGCAGAAGAGAAGTAG
- the folK gene encoding 2-amino-4-hydroxy-6-hydroxymethyldihydropteridine diphosphokinase, with protein MSNTAYLSLGSNIGERLQNLREAVFMLEKNESIEVVSVSSIYETDPVGYEEQEMFLNIAVQVRTSLSPFDLLRACQDIEQRLGRKRLLRWGPRTIDLDILLFNHENIESEKLIIPHPRMEERAFVLIPLIEIAPFVKVPNKSTHLKESLELLQDKEGVRVWRHQKNGEDVFELFEN; from the coding sequence ATGAGTAACACTGCATATTTATCATTAGGTTCAAATATAGGTGAACGGCTACAAAACTTAAGAGAAGCTGTTTTTATGCTAGAAAAGAATGAAAGCATAGAAGTGGTAAGTGTTTCCTCCATTTACGAAACTGATCCTGTAGGGTATGAGGAGCAGGAAATGTTTTTAAATATAGCTGTACAAGTAAGGACTTCTCTTTCACCATTTGATTTATTAAGGGCTTGCCAAGATATTGAACAAAGGCTTGGAAGGAAAAGGTTATTAAGATGGGGGCCTCGAACAATAGACCTTGACATTTTATTGTTTAATCACGAAAATATAGAATCAGAGAAACTAATTATTCCACATCCAAGGATGGAGGAGCGGGCATTTGTGTTAATTCCGCTTATAGAGATAGCTCCTTTCGTGAAGGTACCGAATAAATCAACGCATTTAAAAGAAAGTCTAGAGCTTTTGCAGGATAAAGAAGGAGTAAGAGTATGGAGACATCAGAAAAATGGGGAAGACGTATTCGAGCTTTTCGAAAACTAA
- the lysS gene encoding lysine--tRNA ligase, which translates to MSHEELNLNDQLQVRRNKMTDLRDQGIDPFGKRFERTHLSQELKSQYDGFSKEELEEKGILVSIAGRVMTKRGKGKAGFAHIQDLEGQIQLYVRKDAVGEEQYAIFNTVDLGDIVGVEGTLFKTNVGELSIKVKDFTLLTKALRPLPDKFHGLKDIEQRYRQRYLDLISSEESKHTFILRSKIIQSMRRYLDDNGYLEVETPMMHSIAGGASARPFITHHNALDMPLYMRIAIELHLKRLIVGGMEKVYEIGRVFRNEGVSTRHNPEFTMIELYEAYADYRDIMSLTENLVAHIAQEIHGTTTIPYGEYEVNLKPEWTRLHMVDAIKQYTGVDFWPHMTVEEARKLAKENNIEINDNMTYGHIVNEFFEQRVEEKLIQPTFIYGHPLEISPLAKKNDEDPRFTDRFELFIVGREHANAFTELNDPIDQRERFEAQVKEREQGNDEAHLMDDDFVEALEYGMPPTGGLGIGIDRLVMLLTNAPSIRDVLLFPLMRHRS; encoded by the coding sequence ATGAGTCATGAAGAATTGAATTTAAATGACCAATTACAAGTAAGACGAAACAAAATGACTGATCTTCGTGATCAAGGTATAGATCCTTTCGGTAAAAGATTCGAGCGTACTCACTTATCACAGGAATTGAAAAGCCAATACGATGGTTTTTCAAAGGAAGAGCTTGAGGAAAAAGGCATTCTCGTTTCTATTGCAGGAAGAGTAATGACAAAAAGAGGTAAAGGTAAAGCAGGTTTTGCTCATATTCAAGACCTTGAAGGGCAAATACAGCTTTATGTAAGAAAAGATGCTGTTGGCGAGGAACAATATGCTATCTTTAATACTGTTGACTTAGGAGACATAGTTGGTGTAGAGGGAACTCTATTCAAAACGAATGTTGGTGAACTTTCTATAAAGGTTAAGGATTTCACATTGCTGACAAAAGCATTGCGTCCACTGCCAGATAAGTTCCACGGTCTAAAAGATATTGAGCAGCGTTACCGTCAGCGCTATCTTGATTTGATTTCAAGTGAAGAAAGTAAGCATACATTCATTCTTCGCAGCAAAATCATCCAATCTATGCGCAGATATCTGGATGACAACGGTTATCTAGAAGTAGAAACACCTATGATGCATTCAATTGCAGGCGGTGCATCTGCGCGTCCGTTTATTACACATCATAATGCATTAGATATGCCTTTATATATGCGTATTGCTATTGAACTTCATCTGAAAAGACTGATTGTCGGCGGTATGGAGAAGGTTTATGAAATTGGACGTGTATTTAGAAATGAAGGGGTTTCTACAAGACATAACCCTGAGTTTACGATGATTGAACTTTATGAGGCATATGCAGACTATCGTGATATTATGAGTCTGACAGAAAACCTTGTAGCGCATATCGCTCAAGAAATACACGGAACAACTACAATACCATATGGTGAATATGAAGTTAATTTAAAACCAGAGTGGACAAGACTGCATATGGTTGATGCAATTAAACAATATACTGGTGTTGATTTCTGGCCACATATGACAGTTGAGGAAGCTAGAAAATTAGCTAAAGAAAATAATATAGAAATCAATGATAATATGACTTACGGACATATCGTCAATGAGTTCTTTGAGCAAAGAGTAGAGGAAAAGCTGATTCAGCCTACGTTTATTTATGGGCATCCGCTTGAAATTTCACCATTAGCGAAAAAGAATGATGAAGATCCACGCTTCACTGATCGTTTTGAATTGTTCATTGTAGGAAGAGAGCATGCAAATGCCTTTACTGAATTAAATGATCCAATCGATCAAAGAGAAAGATTCGAAGCTCAGGTGAAAGAGCGTGAGCAAGGAAATGATGAAGCACATCTTATGGATGATGACTTTGTAGAGGCTCTTGAATATGGTATGCCTCCTACAGGTGGACTAGGAATCGGTATCGATAGACTAGTTATGCTTTTGACAAATGCACCATCAATTAGAGACGTACTATTATTCCCGTTAATGAGACATCGCTCATAA
- the folB gene encoding dihydroneopterin aldolase, whose protein sequence is MDKIALNKMEFYGYHGVFQEETKLGQRFIIDLEVEADLQQAGTTDNLEYSINYGQLYFDVKEIVEGEPFKLIEAVAEAIAKKMLNSYNRIQSVMVRVIKPDPPIPGHYQSVSVEILRKR, encoded by the coding sequence GTGGATAAGATAGCATTAAACAAGATGGAATTCTATGGCTATCATGGGGTTTTTCAAGAGGAAACAAAACTAGGGCAAAGATTTATCATTGATTTAGAAGTAGAGGCAGATTTACAGCAAGCAGGCACAACGGATAACTTGGAGTATTCCATTAATTATGGGCAACTTTATTTTGATGTTAAGGAAATTGTAGAAGGTGAACCGTTCAAATTAATTGAAGCTGTCGCTGAAGCAATAGCTAAAAAAATGCTGAACAGCTACAATCGAATTCAAAGTGTAATGGTTCGTGTTATTAAGCCTGATCCACCTATTCCTGGTCATTATCAATCTGTTTCTGTTGAGATATTGAGGAAACGTTAA